One segment of Daphnia magna isolate NIES linkage group LG2, ASM2063170v1.1, whole genome shotgun sequence DNA contains the following:
- the LOC123466458 gene encoding uncharacterized protein LOC123466458: MWLALKTIDNQLSRGVVASSSWRLDLIKMLYFIMDRQSIMVPRRGKRITAGKPAKNLTFSESYLGQRSVKSKVKKVREIGMCPPKKLARVAVGKPKKPAVECFNSSINSPPVISSNSLREQLSANNRNLDNFHVSPDSSPKSLRQHSHQQQTSFNNRDLNNYNVSPDNSPKSLRQHSQQQNRSNNGDINNYHVSPDSSPKNLRQHSQQQNRFNNRDLNNYHISLGSSPISSSQNSQQQTSFAPISSTPVHKRNLIKETQSDSNSLSVSRISHHKGHDAEPSASNIKPPNEIVDYLTKSMVRQDELFRVVQSLVASRPITTSEEEHDDFVEKLPDFPISSMEDFLSLESDLLQKRFNIYFVRYLISLGGGTLADSSKLLLRHCLDKDVAIEYSHQGKGKLKKKPLNATEFYKAYKVALRKRHKKFYDDSTVINCIVNFLSGAKDRKGGRNQRRKIAEEDEENKENDNITDEENEDEENEDDENEVQGPSDED, encoded by the exons ATGTGGTTAGCGTTGAAAACAATTGACAATCAACTGTCAAGAGGAGTGGTGGCGTCTTCTTCTTGGCGTCTCGATTTAATCAAAATGCTTTATTTCATAATGGACAGACAATCAATC ATGGTTCCCAGACGTGGTAAAAGAATTACGGCTGGGAAGCCAGCAAAAAACCTAACTTTTAGCGAGTCCTATCTGGGACAGAGATCAGTGAAGTCGAAAGTAAAAAAAGTCAGAG AAATAGGAATGTGTCCTCCAAAGAAGTTGGCCAGAGTAGCTGTTGgtaaaccaaaaaaaccaGCCGTTGAATGCTTTAATAGTTCAATTAACAGCCCACCTGTCATTTCATCCAACAGTTTACGGGAACAGTTAAGTGCTAACAACAGAAACCTCGACAATT TTCATGTCTCACCAGACAGCTCACCTAAGAGTTTACGTCAACATTCTCATCAACAGCAAACTAGTTTCAACAATAGAGACCTCAACAATT ATAATGTCTCACCAGACAACTCACCTAAGAGTTTACGTCAACATTCTCAACAGCAAAATCGTTCCAACAATGGAGACATCAACAATT aTCATGTCTCACCAGACAGCTCACCTAAGAATTTACGTCAACATTCTCAACAGCAAAATCGTTTCAACAATAGAGACCTTAACAATT ATCATATCTCACTAGGGAGCTCACCAATCAGTTCAAGTCAAAATTCTCAACAACAAACTAGTTTTGCACCCATTTCTAGCACACCGGTCCATAAACGAAACTTAATTAAGGAGACACAATCGGATAGTAATTCCTTGAGTGTTTCCCGCATATCCCATCATAAAGGACACG atgCTGAACCTTCCGCTTCGAATATTAAGCCACCAAATGAGATCGTGGACTACCTAACAAAATCAATGGTCCGACAGGACGAACTTTTTCGAGTAGTTCAGTCCCTGGTTGCTAGTAGACCAATCACTACGTCTGAGGAAGAACACGACGATTTCGTAGAAAAACTTCCCGATTTCCCTATTTCTTCTATGGAAGACTTTCTTTCATTGGAGAGTGACCTGCTTCAAAAACGTTTCAACATATATTTT GTTCGTTACCTTATATCTTTGGGAGGTGGTACTCTTGCTGATTCTTCCAAGCTTTTATTAAGGCATTGCTTAGACAAGGATGTTGCAATCGAATATAGCCAccaaggaaaaggaaaactgaaaaaaaaacctttgaaCGCAACTGAATTTTACAAAGCATATAAAG ttgcaCTTCGCAAGCGCCACAAGAAATTTTACGATGATTCAACGGTTATTAACTGCATTGTAAATTTCCTGAGTGGTGCAAAGGATCGCAAAGGCGGAAGAAACCAAAGGCGTAAGATTgctgaagaagatgaagaaaacaaagaaaacgataacatcacagacgaagaaaatgaagacgaagaaaatgaagacgaTGAAAATGAAGTCCAAGGGCCTTCGGATGAGGACTGA
- the LOC123469979 gene encoding uncharacterized protein LOC123469979, protein MDLILFTMPPVFSKSRHALRRQVSVYRKMFSTPLVSVEPRHRGDHRDIFLNIDVNVNQEIRDQGGFYFEELDTEMMVQQCQTVDFELEQSGNESLQINGEVDESLIAFEFKEDADLEFREDLAKTFLTCKTPHKHIEKILGVLRKNGHSKLPLTARTLLKTVRKASLQTSNMAYFGLEKIVPSR, encoded by the exons ATggatttaattttgtttacaatgCCACCCGTTTTCTCTAAATCTCGTCACGCCTTGCGCCGGCAAGTTAGTGTTTATAGGAAAATGTTTTCTACTCCACTTGTTTCTGTTGAGCCCAGGCATAGAGGTGATCATAGagatatatttttaaatattgatgTAAATGTCAATCAAGAAATTAGAGATCAAGgtggtttttattttgaagAATTAGACACGGAAATGATGGTTCAGCAGTGTCAGACAGTTGATTTTGAATTAGAACAGTCAG GGAACGAGAGCCTACAAATCAATGGTGAGGTTGATGAGTCATTGATTGCATTTGAGTTTAAAGAAGACGCTGATTTAGAGTTCAGGGAAGATTTGGCAAAAACATTTCTGACGTGTAAGACTCCTCATAAACACATTGAAAAAATTCTTGGAGTCTTAAGAAAAAATGGTCACTCTAAGTTGCCATTAACAGCTAGGACTCTTTTGAAAACAGTTCGTAAAGCATCGCTTCAGACTTCAAATATGGCATACTTTGGATTAGAAAAGATTGTTCCAAGcagatga
- the LOC123469596 gene encoding uncharacterized protein K02A2.6-like translates to MAPPTGQNTTTPQHRPAQRGTFMQHQLHSLEGAGAVGQEEARFMDEEYVMHELRSSSGGEEWHEELSVDGSVPIRFKLDSGATCNVLPLESYKRVHKSSTVLTPGPRISNYGARGGYLNVLGVLTSAIVRRGVAYTVKFVVVDEPGQPPILGLPTCQHMQLIQRVHSITQDQLKDVPPIVSEFKDIFTGIGKLPVEHDIRLTTGANYVDPVVCAASRLPFRLEEKVFKKLDQMVKDDIIVPVVEPTEWVSRMLVVGKPDGDVRICLDPSELNKAILRQHFSVPTIEQLFGKIGKAKYFCSLDAASGFYQIPLSDRASYLCTMATPKGRYRYLRLPFGIKSAPEVYLQVMSDLFGDLQGVIVYFDDFLVTGETIEELDANLRQVFVRCRENNLKLQLKKCRFFLNQLPWLGHIIGQGTLSPDPEKVEAIVNMPDPTDKTSLTRLLGMVTYLDKFCKNLAALTRPLRDMLKKDVAWFWDSQQRKALFELRNAMSSLPTLRLFDVNRPVVVSVDASPIGIGAVLMQEGQPVAFSSTTLTVTQKRYCQIEKELLAVQFGLTRFRQYVYGQCVTVESDHKPLVGLLDKPIASCSPRIQRMRLQLQRFDFQLVYKPGKELFIADTLSRAPSPRVYSDDVTTECEEQVHHVINSVAPMESTRQRYARATSEDPTLQLLQSVMLAGWPEHRSQFPAAIKPFWPVRSDLVVVDGVVLLGSRLVVPVALRREAMDGVHDGHFGETKSVLRAKSSVYWPGWEDHIRNVVASCPVCQENRPKNPRLPLFPVRIPEYAFQLVSADLFEFNNVNYILVVDSYSKWPCVVPLRSISSSAVINEMTRFFCDFGRPEILESDNGTQFASAEFREFCRNLGVAQVTSSPEFAQSNGLVERHVHTVKKTILKMFEEGKSLWDALTKLSRKSPVFAVGIDTPARACVSSDV, encoded by the exons ATGGCGCCACCAACGGGACAAAATACGACCACGCCACAACACCGACCAGCACAGCGCGGCACGTTTATGCAGCATCAGCTACATTCCCTGGAGGGCGCAGGGGCGGTTGGCCAAGAAGAAGCACGATTCATGGACGAAGAATATGTTATGCATGAACTCAGGTCCTCTAGCGGTGGAGAGGAGTGGCACGAGGAGTTGTCGGTGGATGGCAGCGTTCCCATACGCTTTAAGTTGGACTCCGGTGCCACCTGCAACGTCCTTCCATTGGAATCGTACAAGCGTGTACACAAGTCTAGTACAGTGCTGACCCCTGGACCACGAATAAGTAATTATGGCGCGAGAGGAGGTTATCTTAATGTTCTGGGTGTGCTGACGAGTGCAATCGTCCGTCGTGGAGTGGCATACACCGTAAAGTTCGTAGTCGTCGACGAACCCGGACAACCGCCGATCTTGGGCCTACCGACGTGCCAGCACATGCAGCTCATCCAGAGAGTTCACTCCATAACGCAAGACCAGCTGAAAGACGTACCACCGATTGTGTCAGAGTTCAAAGACATTTTCACTGGGATCGGCAAACTCCCCGTTGAACACGACATTCGCTTGACGACTGGTGCGAATTACGTCGACCCGGTAGTGTGTGCCGCCAGCCGGTTGCCATTCCGGTTGGAGGAGAAAGTGTTTAAAAAACTAGACCAAATGGTGAAAGACGACATAATAGTTCCGGTAGTAGAGCCAACGGAGTGGGTGAGCAGGATGCTGGTAGTGGGCAAACCAGATGGAGACGTTAGGATCTGCCTAGACCCGTCGGAGCTCAACAAAGCAATTCTACGTCAACATTTTTCCGTCCCGACAATCGAACAGCTGTTCGGAAAAATTGGAAAGGCAAAATACTTTTGCAGCCTGGATGCCGCCTCTGGTTTTTACCAAATTCCGCTCTCGGATCGTGCGTCGTATTTATGCACCATGGCCACTCCCAAAGGTCGCTACAGGTATCTTCGTCTACCCTTTGGAATTAAGTCGGCCCCGGAAGTATACCTACAAGTGATGTCCGACCTGTTCGGCGACCTCCAGGGGGTGATCGTCTATTTCGACGACTTCCTAGTGACTGGAGAAACGATTGAAGAGTTGGACGCGAACTTACGGCAGGTATTTGTGAGATGCCGGGAAAACAATCTTAAATTGCAGCTTAAAAAGTGTCGATTCTTCCTTAACCAGTTGCCGTGGTTGGGACACATAATCGGACAAGGCACGCTCAGCCCAGACCCGGAAAAAGTGGAGGCAATTGTCAATATGCCTGATCCTACCGACAAAACCAGTCTAACTCGCCTGTTGGGAATGGTGACTTACCTTGACAAATTCTGTAAAAATCTTGCAGCACTAACACGGCCTCTTCGCGACATGTTAAAGAAGGATGTGGCCTGGTTCTGGGACAGTCAACAACGGAAAGCCCTGTTTGAGCTCAGAAACGCAATGTCGTCCCTGCCAACTCTTCGCCTGTTTGACGTCAACCGCCCCGTCGTCGTCTCCGTTGACGCGTCGCCAATAGGGATAGGAGCAGTTTTAATGCAAGAAGGACAGCCGGTGGCGTTCTCGTCCACGACGCTAACGGTCACCCAGAAGAGATATTGCCAAATCGAAAAGGAATTGTTGGCCGTCCAATTCGGCCTTACCCGTTTTCGACAGTACGTGTACGGTCAGTGTGTGACTGTAGAGTCCGATCACAAGCCACTAGTCGGCTTATTAGACAAGCCCATAGCGTCGTGTTCTCCCAGAATTCAACGAATGAGGTTGCAGCTGCAACGATTTGATTTTCAGTTGGTGTACAAACCGGGTAAAGAACTTTTTATTGCCGACACCCTCAGCCGAGCACCATCCCCCCGTGTGTATAGTGACGACGTCACCACCGAGTGCGAGGAACAAGTACACCATGTCATCAACAGTGTAGCGCCAATGGAATCAACCCGTCAGAGATACGCGAGAGCCACTTCAGAAGACCCTACACTCCAACTGTTGCAATCAGTCATGCTGGCGGGTTGGCCAGAGCATAGAAGCCAGTTTCCTGCAGCGATCAAGCCGTTTTGGCCGGTTCGAAGTGACTTGGTGGTAGTCGACGGCGTTGTTCTGTTGGGGTCCAGACTGGTGGTACCAGTAGCCCTAAGACGCGAAGCGATGGATGGCGTCCACGATGGCCACTTCGGAGAGACAAAAAGTGTGCTGCGGGCCAAGTCTTCTGTCTATTGGCCGGGCTGGGAGGACCACATCCGAAATGTGGTAGCCAGTTGTCCCGTTTGTCAGGAAAACAGACCAAAAAATCCCAGACTGCCCCTGTTTCCGGTCCGGATTCCGGAATACGCGTTTCAGTTGGTCTCGGCGGACCTTTTTGAGTTCAATAACGTGAACTACATCTTGGTCGTCGATTCATACAGCAAGTGGCCGTGCGTGGTGCCGTTGCGGTCAATCTCGTCGTCAGCCGTCATCAACGAAATGACACGTTTCTTCTGTGATTTTGGACGCCCAGAAATACTAGAGTCCGACAACGGAACCCAGTTTGCCTCTGCCGAGTTTCGTGAGTTCTGTCGCAATTTGGGTGTCGCGCAAGTGACGTCGAGTCCCGAGTTTGCTCAATCGAACGGGCTGGTGGAACGCCACGTCCACACCGTGAAGAAAACAATCTTGAAAATGTTCGAGGAAGGCAAATCGTTGTGGGACGCGCT GACGAAACTTTCGAGGAAATCTCCCGTTTTTGCCGTCGGAATTGACACCCCGGCTCGTGCCTGCGTCAGTAGTGACGTCTGA